In Molothrus ater isolate BHLD 08-10-18 breed brown headed cowbird chromosome 14, BPBGC_Mater_1.1, whole genome shotgun sequence, the genomic stretch agaaaaaatctgaaatgcttCAGAGGTTTTGTAAACCATATTTATATTTCACACACACTTTATATTATGCTTTTAGAAGAgcacaaaaatgtaaacatttctTGGCTTTTTACTCCTTTCCACTTGAAATAGTCTACTCACAGTCCATGCAGAATCTTTCATCAAATATCTTCAGTCACTGAAGACTCAGGTTtgagacaaaacaaaataactgtaataaaaagaaatctagaAAACTATTGTAGCCTAACAGTACTTTTGCATTCAACTGATTTATTTAGCATAGCcacagaacaaaataatttgtacATTCAGTCACATTAAAAACAAGGAATTACAAAGCAGTCCACATTTAATCTAAGTGCATTCCTTTGGAGTAACAGTTCCTGTTGTTTCACTTGTATGTCTTCATATGCCAAAGGCCATCATTTAAATAGTGGATATTCTCAATACCGATCCCTTTGTTGACCTTCTCACTGTAGGAGCAAAAACATACAGAAGTATTAGCTAGGTTAAATATGAGAGCACTacaaaatacattatttcaaGTAGAAACTGCAACATTTGTCAACTGGAAGGGGAAAGCTACCAATCACAAAGTCATTATCTTCCACAGCAGGTGGACAAGAAACAATATTTGTTATTACATGTGCCCACATTGATAAGAGGACAGTATTTGCCTTCCACATTTTTTCAACAGCTTTCCACAGTGCTTTTACTACTTCTTTGTGGGACACAGTTCTTCAGACAACACTTCTGCtacttttctccattttcaccATTTCTCCATCAAAGTAGCACAGCAATTGTGCACCTCCAATCCAACAAGATGACTGGAATGTGGAATCTAACAAGTTCTGGTTCCAAGTGTGCCAATGGCACAATCAAATGCAGGTGAGCTGCCTCACTTCTAGTTGCAGGTCATCTACCCACTTAATAAGGAATTAAAAATGCTAAATTTATGTGCCAAGGACTTTCAGCTTGTTTAGAGACATGCTATCCTCCATAGTATTGACTATCTTTTGAGTTAtgtcatcttttaaaaattactggtttatgtctgtgtttatttttccagttaaaaaaaaaccacaaattaaCTACTTTTGCCACAATAAACAAGACAAATCTCTTTCTGAGAGTGAGAACAAGTTTCATTCCCCTGGAGAATATAATTTACTCTATTTACACCAAGTGTTCCATTACTTACACAACCTATCCAAAAGTAATCAGGGAGGGAAATGCTACAAAGACGGTATTAACAAATTATATGTAGTAATTACACAAAGAGATTGAAATCCCACTGCCTAAACCAGAAAATTGTGGAAAAATGTTACACAAAATGAGCAGCTaacaggctgcagagaggagtatcatttcattttcctctccagttCATGTTGCTTTTCACAGGAACAGGATATTCAGCTGCAAGGCTGGTGGATTTGAAATTAGGTATACAAAGGACCTTGGTTTGCAATGATCAGTGTGACACTGCTCTCTTAGGACTGGGACACAGGTAGCTTTTCTTTCCACTTACTCTTGGAGTCTTTTGAAGCACCACAAAGAATCCTGAAGAATAGAATTCCTCAACAGCTACAGCAGGTCCAAATCCAGGTTTCTGCAGTCCCACTCTATCCCTGTCCTCCAAGACATTCCCCCCCTCTCTGCCTTGTGCTACTATTATGACTTAGGACAGGCTTGTTGAGAATTAACCACACAAAGAGTGACTTGTTTTCACCAAAAAAGCTTCCTCACTGCCCCAAGTGACAGGTCTGGAAACCAACACAGCCCAAACCTGCTGGGTGCACCTCACATCCTGCAAGATGTTAATAGAACTTAAAATGACAAAGTGATTTAGCTACTTATAATTTAGCACTATCTGAAAGCCAAGAACAACTAAcatccatttccattttctgtatctcttttccttctcaaataGTTTTCTGTTTATCCCAAGCAGAACTCTAAATTTCACAAGAGGCTCAGCTAAGTTAGTCAGCACATCAAGCAGGAGTGCTGGGCTGCATGTGGgtacacaaagaaaaagagcaggccacagagaaaaaaacaagccTGGACAGGCAACCAAGATCCAGCAGGACTTGagtctctgctgtccctgcagacaAAAATCTCTTCAATGTTTTCAATCCTCTCAAATCCAAATTACACCTCTTGCCTAGCCCAGGAGGTACTCAGTACTCAACACGTGCTGCAACAGCAATGCAGTAACCTTGACAGTGGTGCTTTTACTCCAAACTAACATAAGAATAATAACATGGGACAGGTtatatttcagcttttaaaacacTTACATGTCCTCAGCTGACATCTTCATTACTCCCACACATAATGCATGTTGTTTCCCCTCTGCCATAATTGCCTACAAATTACTGCTAAGGAAAAGAGAGTTCCTTTTAAACTATTTCAGAAAAGTCAAAGCAATATGAAGAAATTACTTCCAAAAACACTTTCAAAAGCCAGTGTTGAACTTTTAATCCTTTAGTAATTCTAGAGTTCCAGTTCTTAAAGATAAGCAAAACAATGCACTGAATTTAACAATTGAATCAGTGTGTAGAACAAAGCATGCATTTATGAACTTGGAACAGCAATTACAGAAAAAATCTCACAGCGCtaaatttcttcctttgtgtTTAATACAGAGATGACAGTCTCTGCCTTTCTGGAACAAAACAGCACATGTTTGTGGGGCCATTTTAGATTCCAAGGCACAGAAGAATTGAGACACCAATTTAAAAACCACAAGTACTGAAATCACAGGTGTCCTTTTCAGAGTTTAGCAACACGTGATGTTAACTGCTGATCTTGTCCAATGGCATCCAACTAacaacaaaagcagcacagcttggTGTTATAAATGCTGTATTTGTTCAGGGTTCTTTTCTCAGTAGTATAAGGAGTGAATTAGCACACTTTCCTCATTTTACGTACACTAACTTCAGACACAGAGAGCAAGTCCTGATTGCAGTAAAGCTGATCCTACTCACCTTTACTAATTCCCTAAGAACAGGAGAGAATTCTTCTGAAGGGAATACAAGATTGACTAAGGAGGCAGGGCACAAATTGCACTGCACCTCATCTACTTTCACCATTCTGCATAAAATTACTAAGGAGCTCCACTTACCAATGAGATTAATGGAACAGCAGCCCACCCAACAGTACAGCAGGAATAGTTATGTGGTTTGGAACATACagtaagtgaaaaaatatgaacAACTTTAACCTTGCCAAGCAATATCTAAacctctgcagctcctttctgATTACTAGTTATTTCATGAAATCCAATTAAAACACAAAGTAATACAGATAATAACCAACTGAGAACACAAGAACAGAAATGTAACTCATCTCACAGTGAGCAATAATTCATATTTAAGAAGGATACAACAACAGTGTCAACAGCAGCAGGGTAAAGCTTTGCTCCAGGAGATGTCAGGCCAGGGCACATTATATTAGCTCCACTCAGGACGAATTTAATGGCACCTTTATCAACCTGCTGATGCGGGAGAATAAATGGGTCTAGGAGGGGAAAGACACAGCATTGCCATTAATACAGCACCAGGACAACTTGAACAGCTCGCTGTAAAGTCAGTTTAAACAGGGCAATCAGACATAGAGTGTCCTGCAAGGGTAGGAAGTTTGAGAAACAATtaccagagctcctgctgggtgGTACCATCCCAAAAGGACACAAATACTGACCCAAAAGGACACAGGCACTGTCCTCCCAGACCACATCTTTATCTAAGAACCAAAGGTAATCCAGCACTTCAGGCTATGGCTCCTGCACACTCTCAGACCCATAGACTGAGCAACAATTTTCCCCTAGGGAAAACAACCACACAAGTTCCCATCCTAAGAGATCTTAAAACCAAGGGGTCTTAAATGCTGCAAACTCCATGTACTCTTACAAATTACTccaacatgaaagaaaaacagtttaatgttaacagaacaaaaaaggcaaacacAGACAAAATTCATGAAAGCTGTCAGCTCTCCAAGCCATCCTTCAAGTGCAGGCACACTTGAAGCATTTCCAACACCAAGATCTGACTGAGTAACGTTCTTTGGGATTCAAAACAGAGTAACACAATCAAGcagaacagcaagaaaaaaattgcaagagTAAATTGTGAAAAGTAAAAAGCATGCAGCCCAAGTTCCTACAGGAGACAGATACTACCATTAAACTCAGGAATAGTTTTCTAGTAAGAACTTACAAGTATTTGTATAACAACAagacttgaaagaaaaaagataggGACCAACAATAGCAAACTTATATCTCTGTTCTAAGAGAGCCTCTCAAGATTTTTTTACAGAGCTTTACACAATTTAATTCTTAGTTATCAAAGTTCAGATTGCTTAGCATATAGCATGGAAGCAATTAACACAGACAcgtgaaatagaaaataaattcaagttAAGAAAGTATACTGTGTCTTTAACATCTATTCTGGAATATGCATATGCATGGAATACATGGAATAGAAGctctttttaatttgtttctacAGATGTCCTGTGGAATCACACTGTCACCCTtctcttcccagcacagccaccctcaGGAAACTTACATTTGTGAAGCAACCTTAGCGTTGGGTAAAAAATCCCTTCTCTTTGCCTGAAGAACAGCAACTCCCCATTCACAGTGAGGATTTCTATATGTTCATGActgcaagattaaaaaaaaagaaaatccaagagCTACTTAACCCTTCTACACtttaaatacagtattttactTAATGGAGCCTGGTCTATCTTAGCATCTGAGAATAAAAACAGTCAATTaggaacaaaatttaaaataaaaacattatctTTTTGTATGACTTGTTCTTCAGCAGTGATCTCCTTCTTCCCCctttgagaaaaaagaaacctacTGACCAAATACACAAACTGCATTTCCTTGGcattgctttttaaatgcaataCAAAGAGTAAATAATGAGGATTCAGCAAAAATATACTAccctctattaaaaaaaagggaaaataatcaaGGTAATACATGGGAGCCCAAAAATAGTACAAAATGTTACTGACAGGAATCCAAATAATTTTGAGCTTCCATGTGCATAAAGCTGAATGCTTCCCTTCAACAACAGGCTAATACTTGGAGAGACCCTGAGTACACTGCACATTAGCTACTAGGAAGCATTTTTAAGTTCCTCAAGCATCCTACCAGCATGTGCCTTTAAAGCACAATGAGCACATGCCAGCTTTCTAATCTGGCCATTACAAGGACTACTACCTATTAAGAGATGATGGATGCCTATCAAAAGTGGTAGGTTTATTTACTGTACAAAGGAAACATACAAAGGAGGCAGTCCTAGCACCCTGAAAGCAAAGTTTAACAGAAGAGATACTTACCATCTTACTATTTTGACTGGATCTTTCTTTGGCATGATTTGGTTTAGCCATGGTTCAATAACAGGAAATTGGTCTATCAGTTGATTCTTGATACCTTTAATAACTGAAGTCTTCAGCTGGATACAGTTTGATACATTCTCCTTTTCATCAAATCTGTCAAGTGAAAGTATTTTAGAAATGCACAATTCGCTGcacaaaatatgtattttcaggAGCTGTCCTCAAAAGTGTTTATAAATTAACTACAGAAGTCTAATAGCAGACTGACTGTCCAGCTTTCAAATGTAGGATATTATTAATCTTAAATTTGTCCCCGGGAAACACTTGGGCTGGGGGAAGGCAAGGGGGTCCCCCCTTAGTAGCCTGTCTTCATCCCTAAACTTTTTGTACGGCCACAGCCCGTGTTCAGTCTCACAGATAAACCCTGGCCCACGGCGCTATTTTATCCAACTCCAAGAGTACTCTGCTGGCAACACAaacacccacagccctgctcctatGCGAACCCTTCACGTCCACCACGGAAACACGACCGGCGCTCTGTACCACCCGAAGTTGGGATAAGTTAATGACTCAGCTCCATTTACCGAGCGAGTGCCCAGGGCAAAGCCGAGGGCTGCGGGCGGCGCTGCCCGAGGAggccgcggggccgctcccgccaGCGCAGCGCCGAGCCCGGGGCTGAGGGGGCGCCGggccccttcccttcccttcccctcccctcccttcccttcccttcccttccgCCGCGCCCCCAGCCCGGCCGCACTCACTTCTTGAACATCCTGCGGGCGGGCaggccggggccggcggcgggcgggcggccaCAGCCTCGGCGCTGCTCACACGCGGCTCCGGCCGGGCCGTGCCTCGCTCCGCGCCCGCCGGAAGCGCCGCTCCATCCCCGCGGAACGGGCGGGGCCTGCCGGCAGCGCCGGGGCGGTGCCTGTGCCGCCCGCCTCGGCATCGCCCCCTGCCCACCGCTGCCCCTCGCACAGCACAGTATCATTGTTGTTATTATTGGGCTTTCACAACCACCGGGTGCCTGGTACTTACAGGCACGGCGCTGTTTTCCCAGGTAATAGATCGATTTTTGGTAAAATGAGAAGAGCAAAGTGCTAATAGCTACTGGCATcatttaaacacaaaatatgTTTCAAGGGGGAAAAACACAGCCATCTTCAAACTAGCAGAGCAGAAACTATCCTCCAGTCAGCTTCAGAGAGGAACACAAGATACTGCCAACAGCATTCTGTGGGAGGGGAAATAGAGTTCTTGTCAAACAGCAGATactggagccaggcagggaatCAGGCCCAGGTGACAGTGCCACATCTCCAGCGTGGGGAGGGAACAGAAGCCTGGATTGCAGAGATCTTGAGTGCCAGGCAGACAGATGGATTCTGGTGGGGAGAGCCATCCACAGTGTTTATTAGAATCAAATTAGGTTTTGCCATCACGATGCAGCAATTATGAATAGAAAGCCATAGGCAGACAGAATTTATCACACTGCTTTTTCACTCTTTGAGGAGCAGACCTGTGTTTGTTCTTTAGGCTGCTAACTGCTATACAAACAGACGTGCAGGTGATTACCCAGTTTCTTTTTAGAGTCATGGAAATGCTACCACTGGCAtaaaggggagggaggagaggacaTAAAACACCAGGTTACCATTGTGCTAACAACCGAGTTCTTTTTTCTATATAAAGCAATTTAATCACCTTTGATACTATAACACATAATTAAAACCTAATACTTAAGAGTTACATTAGCCAAACAAAGTAAAATCAAGCTTTATACATGGTATCATTTAAATAGTGCACTACAGCTTTGGGAACAACCACActaataactttttaaaaggaTAAGAATTAACTATAGCATTACATAAATAGTCAAGCATTTCATTCATGAATGCCACCTTCATCTACTTTGTAGCATCATTAAAAATGCTGACTGATGATCAAGAATTTAACTTTAACTGAAACACAGTGACACTGCTCATCCCCAGGATTAGAAAATGAGAATGGGAGTTAATCACACTGAAAAACTATTCCATATGTTCTGGTGATCCTCAGAAAAATTTTCATCAACTAATACTTTGCTATGCAAACAAcgactttttttttaaatgtaatgaaAAGTTCATCATATTCTATCTCAAATTATAGAAACAAAAGGTAAACTTCTACTCTTCTTGAGAAAGCACATCTCACTGAAGTCACCTGAGCCACTGTTTTCACCCCTGCCTAAAACAGCAAGATTAGGCccaaattttcaaaaattgcCTTTGTCAAGAGGAAGGTCTTACCTCTACACTTCTGCTACCTTAAAGCACTGTTACTGTTCAGCCTCAACACCAAAAGGCTGGAGACATTTGCTCTGGTTGCAGGGTCATTTTAAGTAccacaattttaaaagcatggtACCTGGATAAGAGTGACAAAGCAAGGGGAACATCCAGCAACGGCTCTGAGAGAAACCACCCCTCAGGATCACATGCTAAATAGAAAGGACTTAGAATTTCACCCCCCATAAATTTTGGTCGAAAAGGGGGGAAATCCATCACATCTGGCTCCTTCCTGGATCTCCAGAATGTTACCTTGCCTCCACCTGCTCTCTCATATCCAAAAGCTGAATATTCTAACTGATGGGATAAAGTCATTGACTGTCCTGCCCCTGAATGATTGCACAGACAGCAACTTCAGGAAAAGGGACTCTTACTCATGTCTTTTTTATAAATCCAATCCTTTCAATGAACCAAGAATGTGTAGAAATTTGCCATCTCCTACATCTCTAGACCACTTATCTAATTTTGCATAAGTGAACATGACAGTTACTGAGGAACAGAGGAAAACTTTAGGCATACTCACCTAAGTTTTATTTACTTAGCAAACCTATTTCTTTCTGCTACATCTGACTTGGATTGTAATTCAGTAGCCTTGGGAACCATAGGCTGTTCTATGGCCAGTCAAAACCAGACTGAAGCtttgttttgctgggtttttttcaaatgtacTTTTCTGCACATCACAAGCATGACCTTCCTGGCCTCAGGAGTTATCTGACAGGGACTCAGTCATAAAACCTACTCCAGAAGAGCCTCAGTAACATGACATTCCTATCTCTATGTACCAGTTTCCATCAAGACAAGTTAGCCCATCTTTGCCCATCTTTCCCTATCCAACATAAAAGTGCCACTAGACTTGCCCTGCTGTCTGCTGTACGAGGTGTATGCTCTCGGCTGAATCTCCTGCAACAAAACCTCATCACTTGGTTTGTTACTTTTTCCACAGCCGTTCGTCAACAGTGTTTGAATCCTAACAACGTTCCTGGGGAGTTTACAGTCCCTTTGGTAACGGATCCACCAACATCCAAAAAGAGACTCTAAAGGCCTACGATTTCTGTTCTTGTTTGTAAAagttacaaataaataaacaaaacaaaagcaaaccatAGACTGTAGCCCTGTACAAGCCTGTATGTATTAAAATCATATCAAAAAGCTGACGCTAAATTACTGTTTATAAATGAGTGTAAGAAAAATCATTTCCAAACCAAGCTAACAGGCCTCGGCCTAAGCCGCAGGCTCCGGGGGAACGAGCTGCTGCGAACGCCGCCGTGCACCGCACGGAGCGCGGCCGGAGCCTGCGGCGAGCCTGAGGCGGGGACGGGACGGGCCCGGTGAGACAGGGCGGGACCCAACTCCCCGGTACGGAACTCCCGCCCCAGGGGGCGGCCGCACGCCGGCGCGGGGGGCACGGAGCCACGATCAGTTCCGGTGGGGCCGAGGGCGccggcgggccgggggcgggtCCCGGGGAGGATCCCGGGGCGGTCCCAGCGCTTCCCGGCAGCGCTTCCGTGCGCCGCGCCCCGTCATGCACGGCGGGCGGATGCGCCGCCATTTTTGCGCTCCCTCTGCCGTGCAGTGACAATAACAACCCGGCCGGGCCGTCCCCCCTCAGGGAGCGCGGGCACAGGCGGAGAGGGGGGAGCGGGGCCCgagcggagcggccgcggggcgGAGCGGGAGCCGTGTGGGGCGAGGGGCTGGAGCCGAGGCGAGAGAGAGCCGCGCTCAGCCCTCCCCGCTGCTGCTCTGCGGAGACGAGGCGGCCGGAGCAGGAGGGGAGCGCAAGGAGAAGCCGGGGCAGCGGGCGGCTTTCCGTGGGGAATTCTGcggctggagaggagaattgAAAGGAACTGGTGGGCGGcgagaggcaggaagggaaaCGCTCCGCTGGGAAAGGAGTAAAAGCAGAAAGGCAACGACAAACTACGAGAAGAACCAAAGTAAtaaagaaaaggggaagaggagatAAAGTGATTGCTCCGATAAAGAAGAACGCGAAGGAGAAGGAATACGGAAGGACTCCGCTGATGAGAAGGAGGAGTTGAAAGCCCCCCCCCAGAGACAGCAAACAGAGACTGACTCTAAAACTCTCCCCCTCTCTTTGTCACACCACAAGGATTTGATGCCCCTCAGCCTGTTCACTTCTGTGTGTTCATGTTTCCCACAGGTTTCTCTTCCCCCAaccccccagctgcagcccaggaggtCAGACCTGCCACTGATGGTAACActagcagcagctcctcctgcaagAAGAGAAAGTTaaataacagcagcaacagTAATTCCgaaaaagaagaatttgatTCCATTTCCTCCTGCACCTCTTCTCCTTCCAAAAACACCTCCTCATCATCTTCCTCTGTCATCACCACTTCCTCGTGCTCCTCCTCAGGGGTTGCTTCCTCCAACCATCACCTCCAGAAGAAGCTGCGCTTTGAGGACTCCGTGGATTTTATTGGACTCGATGTGAAGATGGCTGAAGagtcttcttcctcctcctctcctgctgcctcttctcagcagcagcaccagcaacagcttaaaaataaaagccttttaATTTCGTCAGTGGCTGTGGGGCACCATGCAAATGGCCTGACCAAAGCTGCCTCCTCTACTGTTTCCAGTTTCGCCAACAGTAAACCTGGCTCTGCCAAGAAATTAGTGATCAAGAACTTTAAAGGTAACAGGCCATAATTTGTCACAACCTGTGGGGATCTGACACTCgactttgtgttttgttttcagcctGGAAACCGGTTCCTTTCAAATAGCCCCAGGTTTTGTGGGAATTGCTTTTCTGTGGTGAACATTTCTATACTTATGTAAAGGGGAATCATGATTTCTGGTGTGTGCTTGTCTGGTCATGTACACATCCTGGGCTACACTTTGCTGCTCGGAATTATTTTCCAGACTCCCTTCACTCTGTCTCTTGAGAAGGTCTTAATTTGCATGTTAGGTGTAAGGTTTTACTGCCTAAGTGTGTAAATCGCCTTTGTTTAAACTTTTAACATTTGATACCCCTTTTCTAGTAATCCTGATTCAGAACTTAGTGTATATTTTAGTCCAATTTATGATAAGTCTTTGCATagaatgtggatttttttttaattggcctTGAATCGGCATGCCTTGTCTCTATCCCTGTTGTCTGTTTATAGGATAATCTGCCTGTGCTTAGTTTTAAATGTTGAAACTAAGGTGATTATCGGGCTATTATGGTGGATTTCCTTTCTGGTTTCCCCACTTGCCTTTAAAGTAGGTAGTTCAAATTTTTGCAGAGTTTTTTCCTTATAATGTCCTCGCTGTAATTTTTAACTGTAGTATCTTTTCTCTGTCTTAGCTTACTCTTACTTTAtaaatttacattattttataaattctcTCCAAACAAGTGTCCGAGATTTTTGAGTAGTGTTACTAGAGACCAAGGTAGAGAAATTAAACTTTTCTGATGTGatgctgcttcattttctagtaaataaaaatacaaataggTAGGCAGAAAGCTTAGCTCCAAtgctgccatttttttttttctataacgATGAGGCTGTCAtgggctttttttatttcctgcttgcTGTCTTCCACAATAGTCTACTACCTTGCTTTCTTGGGTTGCTTCTTTCTCCTCATGTGTATTGGTTTGTGGAGGGGTAAAAGATATTACcgaaattaaaattaatttttaaatacacgATTGACAGAAATGTTCTGTAGACATATTGCATTAGGTAAGGATTAGGACCCACTGTAATGTTTTGTCATGATCACAGTGTAACTCTTTGCTTTAAGGTTCCAATTCTCAAAAATGTTCTCTGCCCATCAAAGCATCATCATATCATTTGactgattattttaaaatagaaacctATGATGCATTATAGGCTGCTCTTCAGTTGCTTGTGCACTGTTATCTTTAAGGGAAGTTAACTTCTCACCTTTAAAATACCTGTTAAATGTCATGGATTGCATGGTGCTGTGATCATCACTGCTTATGAATTGGTATTTGAACCTTGCTTAAAAGGGATGTCTTGGTATTCTGACAGccttgctttttatttactCACCGATACTAAACTGAATAATGATCTTAAGATTTTTGTCTTTATCTTAGTGTGATAGCAATAATATCCTTTACAAGTTAAATAGCTTCCTAAAATCCATAACCTTGGTGTTGCCTGCTGAGCAGCATAGTCAGGAGCTGCTAGTGAAAATAGGCAAGTCCATGGTCAGATCCAGATCAGGCAGCTAATGTTGGGATATTGCCAAAATTGTAGGGAAATGCTTGGAAGAACAAAATAATTACTTCTCTCTGTTAGTTATTTCTAAGGAAATCATAAagctttaaaatttgttttttacttttaggTGTGTAAAAGTCAATTTTAATAGAGTATAAACTCTGGGCCAGTTTCACCTGTTGGTAGCATGAATGTGCATGTGTCATCTTCCTCCtcagattttcttcttctgtcttCTCCATTTAGGAATGTCCttattagaagaaaaatggtCACTTTAGGTAGTTACAATAATATAACATTTTTGAATAGTCCTTATATTCTGAGGATGTGACT encodes the following:
- the MCTS1 gene encoding malignant T-cell-amplified sequence 1, which codes for MFKKFDEKENVSNCIQLKTSVIKGIKNQLIDQFPVIEPWLNQIMPKKDPVKIVRCHEHIEILTVNGELLFFRQREGIFYPTLRLLHKYPFILPHQQVDKGAIKFVLSGANIMCPGLTSPGAKLYPAAVDTVVAIMAEGKQHALCVGVMKMSAEDIEKVNKGIGIENIHYLNDGLWHMKTYK